In Camelina sativa cultivar DH55 chromosome 16, Cs, whole genome shotgun sequence, a single window of DNA contains:
- the LOC104753703 gene encoding putative phospholipid-transporting ATPase 9, with translation YVRTTKYTLATFLPKSLFEQFRRVANFYFLVTGILAFTPLAPYTASSAIVPLLFVIGATMVKEGVEDLRRQKQDNEVNNRKVKVHRGDGNFDLKEWKTLSIGDIVKVEKNEFFPADLVLLGSSYEDAICYVETMNLDGETNLKVKQGLEVTSSLRDEFNFKGFEAFVKCEDPNANLYSFVGTMELRGAKYPLSPQQLLLRDSKLRNTDFIFGAVIFTGHDTKVIQNSTDPPSKRSMIEKKMDKIIYLMFFMVVAMAFIGSVIFGVTTRQDLKDGVMKRWYLRPDSSRIFFDPKRAPVAAVYHFLTAIMLYSYFIPISLYVSIEIVKVLQSIFINQDIHMYYEEADKPARARTSNLNEELGQVDTILSDKTGTLTCNSMEFIKCSIAGTAYGRGVTEVEMAMGRRKGSSLVFQTNENDDMEFSKEAITEESTVKGFNFRDERIMKGNWVTEMNANMIQKFFRLLAVCHTVIPEVDEDTEKITYEAESPDEAAFVIAARELGFEFFNRTQTTIAVRELDLVTGKRVERLYKILNVLEFNSTRKRMSVIVQDEDGKLLLFCKGADNVMFERLSKNGREFEEETRDHVHEYADAGLRTLILAYRELDEKEYKVFNEKISEAKSSVSVDRESLIEEVTEKVEKDLTLLGATAVEDKLQNGVPDCIDKLAQAGIKIWVLTGDKMETAINIGFACSLLRQDMKQIIINLETPEILSLEKTGEKDAITKVSKENVLAQIINGKTQLKYSGGNSDAFALIIDGKSLAYALDDDVKHIFLELAVSCASVICCRSSPKQKALVTRLVKSGNGKTTLAIGDGANDVGMLQEADIGVGISGVEGMQAVMSSDIAIAQFRYLERLLLVHGHWCYRRISTMICYFFYKNITFVFTLFLYETYTTFSSTPAYNDWFLSLYNVFFSSLPVIALGVFDQDVSARYCLKFPLLYQEGVQNVLFSWRRILGWMFNGFYSAIIVFYLCKSSLQSQAFNHDGKTAGREILGGTMYTCIVWVVNLQMALAISYFTLIQHIVIWSSIVVWYFFITVYGELPANISTGAYKVFVEALAPSLSYWLITLFVVVTTLMPYFIYSALQMSFFPMYHGMIQWLRYEGQCNDPEYCDMVRQRSIRPTTVGFTARLEAKKRSVRRSEPES, from the exons TATGTGAGGACTACTAAGTACACTCTTGCTACTTTTTTACCCAAATCACTGTTTGAGCAGTTTAGGAGAGTCGCCAATTTCTACTTCTTGGTTACTGGGATCTTGGCTTTCACTCCTCTTGCTCCTTATACTGCTTCTAGTGCCATTGTTCCTCTCCTTTTCGTTATTGGTGCTACTATGGTTAAAGAAGGTGTCGAAGATTTGCGCAGGCAAAAACAG GATAATGAGGTGAATAATAGGAAAGTTAAAGTGCATAGAGGGGATGGTAACTTCGATTTAAAGGAGTGGAAGACTTTGAGTATTGGAGATATAGTGAAGGTAGAGAAGAATGAGTTTTTCCCTGCAGATCTTGTTCTGCTTGGTTCTAGCTATGAAGATGCTATTTGCTATGTTGAGACGATGAACCTTGATGGGGAGACTAATCTGAAAGTTAAACAAGGACTTGAAGTAACTTCGTCTTTGCGTGACGAGTTTAACTTCAAGGGCTTTGAGGCTTTTGTCAAATGCGAGGATCCAAATGCTAATTTGTATTCCTTTGTTGGTACCATGGAGCTTAGGGGAGCTAAATACCCTCTCTCACCACAACAGCTTCTTTTGAGAGATTCAAAACTCAGGAACACAGATTTCATCTTTGGAGCTGTTATCTTCACTGGTCATGACACAAAGGTTATTCAGAATTCAACTGATCCTCCATCTAAGAGAAGCATGATTGAAAAGAAGATGGATAAGATCATCTACCTAATGTTCTTCATGGTGGTTGCTATGGCGTTTATTGGTTCTGTTATCTTTGGAGTTACAACAAGACAAGATCTTAAAGATGGTGTGATGAAGAGATGGTATCTGAGACCAGATAGCTCCAGAATCTTCTTTGACCCCAAACGAGCTCCCGTGGCTGCGGTCTATCACTTTCTAACGGCGATTATGCTCTACAGTTATTTCATTCCTATATCTTTGTATGTCTCAATAGAGATTGTTAAAGTCCTTCAGAGCATCTTCATCAACCAGGATATACACATGTACTACGAGGAAGCTGACAAGCCAGCTCGTGCACGTACCTCTAACCTGAATGAAGAACTTGGGCAAGTGGATACAATTCTCTCAGACAAGACTGGAACATTGACATGTAACTCCATGGAGTTCATCAAGTGTTCTATTGCTGGGACAGCTTATGGCCGTGGTGTTACAGAGGTGGAGATGGCtatgggaagaagaaaaggttctTCTTTGGTGTTTCAGACTAATGAGAATGATGATATGGAATTTAGTAAAGAGGCAATTACTGAAGAATCAACTGTGAAAGGATTCAACTTTAGAGATGAGAGGATCATGAAGGGAAACTGGGTCACTGAGATGAATGCTAATATGATTCAGAAGTTTTTCAGATTACTCGCGGTATGCCATACGGTGATACCTGAAGTGGATGAGGATACAGAAAAGATCACTTATGAGGCTGAGTCGCCTGATGAAGCAGCATTTGTTATTGCAGCAAGGGAGCTtgggtttgaattttttaacaGAACTCAAACTACTATTGCGGTAAGAGAGCTTGATCTAGTGACTGGCAAACGAGTTGAAAG GTTGTACAAAATCTTGAACGTTCTTGAGTTCAACAGCACGAGGAAAAGAATGTCAGTTATAGTGCAGGATGAAGATGGAAAActcttattattttgtaaagGAGCAGATAA TGTCATGTTTGAAAGACTTTCCAAGAATGGTAGAGAGTTTGAAGAGGAAACACGGGACCATGTGCACGAATATGCTGATGCAGGGCTGAGAACTTTGATACTTGCATATCGTGAACTTGATGAAAAAGAATACAAAGTTTTCAATGAGAAAATCAGTGAAGCCAAGAGTTCGGTTAGCGTTGATCGAGAATCGCTGATAGAGGAAGTCACAGAGAAGGTTGAGAAAGACTTGACTCTCCTAGGAGCAACTGCTGTTGAAGATAAACTCCAAAATGGA GTCCCTGATTGCATTGACAAGCTTGCTCAAGCAGGAATAAAGATTTGGGTTTTGACTGGTGACAAAATGGAGACTGCTATCAATATTGG CTTCGCTTGTAGTTTGCTCAGACAAGACATGAAGCAGATCATAATCAACTTGGAGACCCCTGAAATCCTATCATTGGAAAAAACTGGAGAAAAAGATGCCATTACAAAG GTATCAAAAGAAAATGTCTTGGCTCAGATAATTAATGGAAAGACTCAGTTGAAGTATTCCGGTGGGAACTCTGATGCTTTTGCTTTAATCATTGATGGGAAATCACTTGCTTACGCGTTGGATGATGATGTAAAGCACATCTTTCTTGAGCTAGCTGTTAGTTGTGCGTCTGTTATCTGTTGTCGTTCATCACCAAAACAGAAAGCTCTG GTGACAAGACTAGTAAAATCTGGAAATGGTAAAACGACATTAGCAATTGGTGATGGCGCTAATGATGTTGGAATGCTTCAAGAAGCAGATATAGGCGTTGGAATTAGCGGTGTGGAAGGAATGCAG GCTGTAATGTCCAGCGACATTGCGATTGCTCAATTCAGATATCTGGAACGTTTGTTACTTGTCCATGGACACTGGTGTTACAGGCGTATCTCGACAATG ATTTGCTACTTCTTCTACAAGAACATTACATTCgttttcactctcttcttataTGAAACATACACAACATTCTCATCGACACCTGCCTACAACGACTGGTTTCTATCTCTTTATAATGTCTTTTTCTCATCCCTTCCGGTTATTGCTCTTGGTGTCTTCGACCAGGATGTCTCTGCACGGTATTGTCTAAAG TTTCCGCTCTTATACCAAGAAGGTGTGCAGAATGTTCTATTCAGCTGGCGCAGGATACTTGGCTGGATGTTCAACGGATTCTACAGTGCAATAATCGTTTTCTACCTCTGCAAAAGTTCTCTCCAATCTCAAGCTTTCAACCATGATGGGAAAACTGCAGGAAGAGAAATCCTAGGGGGGACAATGTACACTTGCATTGTGTGGGTTGTGAATTTGCAGATGGCGTTAGCTATCAGTTACTTCACTCTGATCCAGCACATTGTGATTTGGAGCTCCATCGTTGTTTGGTACTTTTTCATCACGGTGTATGGAGAACTTCCAGCAAATATATCAACCGGTGCATATAAAGTCTTTGTTGAAGCTCTAGCGCCTTCACTTTCTTACTGGCTCATTACTCTCTTCGTCGTTGTCACAACGTTGATGCCTTACTTCATCTACTCTGCACTTCAGATGAGCTTTTTCCCAATGTACCATGGGATGATACAATGGCTAAGGTACGAAGGTCAGTGTAACGACCCAGAGTACTGTGATATGGTGAGACAAAGATCGATAAGACCTACAACAGTTGGGTTCACTGCCAGATTAGAAGCTAAAAAGAGATCAGTTAGGAGATCTGAGCCTGAATCATGA
- the LOC104753704 gene encoding putative pentatricopeptide repeat-containing protein At1g68930, with protein sequence MEAYFLASDWIEEGFFQQVVIWSWRNLWDKVPQPNLFSWNNLLLAYSKSGHLSEMERTFEKLPDRDGVTWNVLIEGYSLSGLVGSAVKAYKTMMKDFSSSLTRVTLMTMLKLSSSNGHVSLGKQIHVQVIKLGFESYLFVGSPLLDLYAKVGFISDAKKVFYGIQDRNTVMYNSLMGGLLACGMIDDALHLFRGMEKDSVSWSAMIKGLVQNGLDKEAIECFREMKIEGLKMDQYPFGSVLPACGGLGAINEGKQIHACAIRTNLQDHIYVGSALIDMYCKCKSLHYAKTVFDRMKQKNVVSWTAMVVGYGQTGRAEEAVKIFLDMQRSGVDPDHYTLGQAVSACANIASLEEGSQFHGKAVTSGLIQYVTVSNSLVTLYGKCGDIDDSTRLFSEMNVRDEVSWNAMVSAHAQSGRAIEAIQLFDKMVQHGLKPDGVTLTGVISACSRAGLVEKGQRYFESMINEYGIVPSNGHYSYI encoded by the exons ATGGAAGCATATTTCTTGGCTTCAGACTGGATCGAAGAAGGCTTTTTCCAACAAGTTGTT ATTTGGAGTTGGAGAAATTTATGGGACAAGGTGC CCCAACCCAACCTTTTCTCCTGGAACAATCTTCTTTTGGCTTATTCAAAATCTGGGCATCTCTCAGAGATGGAACGTACCTTTGAGAAGCTTCCTGATCGTGATGGTGTCACTTGGAACGTTCTCATTGAAGGGTACTCCTTGAGTGGGCTGGTTGGTTCAGCTGTCAAGGCTTATAAAACGATGATGAAAGATTTTTCTTCTAGTTTGACTAGGGTTACGTTGATGACAATGCTGAAACTTTCTTCTAGCAATGGACATGTTAGTTTGGGCAAGCAGATTCATGTTCAGGTTATCAAGCTTGGGTTTGAGTCTTATCTTTTCGTTGGGAGCCCATTGTTGGATCTGTATGCTAAAGTTGGCTTTATCTCTGATGCGAAGAAGGTCTTCTACGGGATACAGGATAGAAATACGGTTATGTACAATTCGCTGATGGGAGGGCTTTTGGCATGTGGGATGATCGATGATGCTCTGCACTTGTTTCGAGGAATGGAGAAAGATTCAGTTTCTTGGTCAGCGATGATCAAAGGTCTTGTTCAGAATGGACTTGACAAGGAGGCTATTGAATGTTTCAGAGAGATGAAAATAGAAGGCTTGAAGATGGATCAGTATCCTTTTGGAAGTGTACTACCTGCTTGTGGGGGATTAGGAGCAATTAACGAAGGGAAACAGATTCATGCTTGTGCGATCAGGACCAATCTTCAGGATCACATATATGTGGGCAGTGCTCTCATTGACATGTATTGCAAGTGTAAGTCTTTACATTATGCAAAGACTGTGTTTGATAGAATGAAGCAGAAGAATGTCGTGTCTTGGACAGCGATGGTTGTGGGTTATGGCCAGACTGGGCGTGCTGAAGAGGCTGTTAAAATTTTCCTTGATATGCAAAGATCTGGAGTTGACCCAGATCATTATACTTTGGGACAAGCGGTCAGCGCATGTGCCAACATAGCTAGCTTAGAAGAGGGCTCCCAATTTCATGGAAAAGCGGTAACGTCTGGCCTAATACAGTATGTCACTGTTTCAAATTCATTGGTGACTCTGTATGGAAAATGTGGAGATATCGATGATTCTACCAGGCTGTTCAGCGAGATGAATGTCAGGGATGAAGTGTCTTGGAATGCAATGGTTTCCGCGCATGCCCAATCTGGAAGGGCAATTGAGGCTATTCAGTTGTTTGACAAGATGGTACAACATGGACTAAAACCTGATGGAGTGACTTTGACTGGTGTTATTTCAGCTTGCAGTAGGGCAGGATTAGTGGAGAAAGGACAGAGATATTTTGAGTCAATGATTAATGAATATGGAATAGTGCCGAGTAATGGCCATTATTCTT ATATTTAA
- the LOC109129627 gene encoding protein IDA-like produces MAPCCTMMILRCLVLFLMASSSLTAAARTGATMEIKIKNRKSLGIKYSHIFGYLPKGVPIPPSAPSKRHNSFVDSLPH; encoded by the coding sequence ATGGCTCCGTGTTGTACGATGATGATTCTGCGCtgtcttgttctgtttctgatgGCAAGTAGTTCTTTGACAGCCGCCGCAAGAACCGGAGCCACTATGGAGATAAAGATCAAGAATAGAAAGAGCTTAGGGATTAAATATAGCCATATCTTTGGTTACTTACCTAAAGGCGTTCCCATTCCTCCTTCTGCTCCTtctaagagacacaactctttTGTTGACTCTCTTCCGCATTGA
- the LOC104750718 gene encoding nudix hydrolase 1-like has translation MATREEAIPRVAVVVFILNGNSILLGRRRSSIGHSTFALPGGHLEFGEGFEECAAREVMEETGLKIEKMKLLTVTNNVFKEAPKPSHYVSVSMRAVLVDPSQEPKNMEPDKSEGWDWYDWENLPTPLFWPLEKLFKSGFNPFTHGCCGGN, from the exons ATGGCTACAAGAGAAGAAGCGATACCAAGAGTCGCCGTCGTAGTTTTCATCCTCAACGGCAACTCAATCTTGTTAGGTCGTCGACGCTCCTCAATCGGCCACTCCACCTTCGCTCTTCCCGGCGGCCACCTCGAATTcg GTGAGGGCTTCGAAGAGTGTGCAGCTAGAGAAGTAATGGAGGAAACGGGTCTAAAGATCGAAAAGATGAAGCTCTTGACAGTTACAAACAATGTCTTCAAAGAAGCACCGAAGCCATCGCACTACGTCTCTGTTTCGATGCGTGCGGTGCTTGTGGATCCGAGTCAAGAACCGAAGAATATGGAACCGGACAAGAGTGAAGGATGGGATTGGTACGATTGGGAGAATCTACCAACGCCTTTGTTTTGGCCACTTGAGAAATTGTTTAAAAGTGGATTCAATCCTTTCACTCATGGTTGTTGTGGTGGAAACTGA
- the LOC104750719 gene encoding glutathione S-transferase Z1-like, translated as MAYFDEDKKEKLKLYSYWRSSCGHRVRIALTLKGLEYEYIAVNLLKGDQFNPDFQKINPMGTVPVLVDGDVVISDSFAILMYLDEKYPEPPLLPRELHKRALNYQAASIISSGIQPLQNLAVIRYIEEKTNAEEKIAWVNNAIRKGYTALEKLLVNCAGIYATGDEVYLADLFLATQIHAAEIKFNIDVEPYPTLAKCYESYKKLSVFENAVPAKQPDAPASSSN; from the exons ATG GCTTACTTCGACGAAGATAAGAAGGAGAAGCTGAAACTCTATTCCTACTGGAGAAGCTCGTGTGGCCATCGAGTGCGAATAGCCCTCACTTTAAAAGGTTTG GAGTATGAGTATATAGCAGTGAATTTGCTCAAGGGTGATCAATTCAATCCAG atttccagaagatcaATCCAATGGGTACTGTGCCAGTGCTTGTGGATGGAGATGTTGTGATCTCTGATTCTTTTGCCATTTTAATG TATCTTGATGAGAAGTATCCTGAGCCACCTTTGTTACCTCGTGAACTCCATAAACGAGCTTTAAATTAccag GCTGCGAGTATTATTTCCTCTGGTATACAGCCTCTTCAAAACCTAGCTGTTATC AGGTATATAGAGGAAAAGACAAATGCTGAGGAGAAGATTGCTTGGGTTAATAACGCTATAAGAAAAGGATATACTG CTCTGGAGAAACTGTTGGTGAATTGCGCTGGAATATATGCGACTGGTGATGAAGTTTActtg GCTGATCTTTTTCTAGCAACCCAAATCCACGCAGCAGAGATCAAATTCAATATCGATGtg GAACCGTACCCAACTCTTGCAAAGTGTTACGAGTCATACAAGAAACTGTCTGTGTTTGAAAATGCAGTCCCAGCGAAACAGCCAGATGCTCCAGCCTCCAGCTCCAACTAA
- the LOC104750720 gene encoding LOW QUALITY PROTEIN: phosphoenolpyruvate carboxylase 4-like (The sequence of the model RefSeq protein was modified relative to this genomic sequence to represent the inferred CDS: inserted 1 base in 1 codon) — translation MTDTTDDIAEEISFQSFEDDCKLLGSLFHDVLQREVGNSFMEKVERIRILAQSALNLRLAGIEDTANLLEKQLTSEISKMPLEEALTLARTFTHSLNLMGIADTHHRMHKVRNVTQLARSCDDIFSQLLQSGISPDELCETVCKQEVEIVLTAHPTQINRRTLQYKHVRIVHLLEYNTRSDLSLEDRERLIEDLVREITSLWQTDELRRQKPTPVDEARAGLNIVEQSLWKAVPHYLRRVSNSLKKFTGKPLPLTCTPIKFGSWMGGDRDGNPNVTAKVTKEVSLLSRWMAIDLYIREVDSLRFELSTDRCSDRFSRLADEILEKDSDRGQSNYSNQLQSSSSLPSKLPPRAHLPSCIEFGESQHTKFEIATTTDYMPPNLQKHNEEGFSKIDSEKADNGSQLGLTSRGSFSSTSQLLFQRKLFAESQVGKTSFQKLLEPPPLKRASSAPYRIVLGEVKEKLVKTRRLLELLIEGLPCDYDPLNSYETSDQLLEPLLLCYESLQSSGASVLADGRLADLIRRVSTFGMVLVKLDLRQESERHSEALDAITTYLGMGTYSEWDEEKKLDFLTKELKGKRPLVPPYIEVGPDVKEVLDTFRVAAELGSESLGAYVISMASNASDVLAVELLQKDARLAITSKHGKPCPGGTLRVVPLFETVNDLRAAGPSIRKLFSIDWYREHVQKNHNGHQEVMVGYSDSGKDAGRFTAAWELYKAQXNVVAACNEFGIKITLFHGRGGSIGRGGGPTYLAIQSQPPGSVMGSLRSTEQGEMVQAKFGIPQTAVRQLEIYTTAVLLATLKPPQPPREEKWRNVMEEISKISCQHYRSTVYENPEFLSYFQEATPQAELGFLNIGSRPTRRKSSSGIGHLRAIPWVFAWTQTRFVLPAWLGVGAGLKGVSEKGHADDLQEMYKEWPFFQSTIDLIEMVLAKADIPITKHYDEQLVSEKRRGLGTELRKELLTTEKYVLVISGHEKLLENNKSLKKLIESRLPYLNAMNMMQVEVLKRLRRDEDNNKLRDALLITINGIAAGMRNTG, via the exons ATGACGGACACGACGGACGATATCGCTGAGGAAATCTCATTCCAAAGCTTCGAAGATGATTGCAAGTTGCTCGGTAGCCTCTTCCACGACGTTTTACAAAGGGAAGTCGGCAATTCATTCATGGAAAAAGTCGAACGCATTCGGATTCTTGCtcag AGTGCGTTAAATTTGCGTTTGGCTGGTATTGAGGATACTGCAAACCTTTTGGAGAAGCAACTGACTAGTGAAATATCCAAAATGCCTCTGGAGGAAGCCTTAACATTGGCTCGTACATTCACTCATTCTCTTAACTTGATGGGCATTGCAGACACTCATCACAG aatgcATAAAGTTCGTAACGTTACACAACTTGCAAGATCATGTGATGATATATTCAGCCAGCTATTGCAAAGTGGAATTTCTCCAGACGAGCTTTGCGAAACTGTTTGCAAACAG GAGGTCGAAATTGTTCTTACTGCTCATCCTACTCAAATTAATCGACGAACCTTGCAGTACAAGCATGTTAGAATTGTT CATCTTCTAGAATATAACACTAGATCAGATCTCAGCCTTGAAGATCGTGAAAGGCTCATTGAAGATTTG GTCAGGGAGATAACTTCGCTATGGCAAACTGATGAGCTTAGACGTCAGAAACCTACTCCAGTTGATGAAGCTAGAGCTG GTCTAAACATTGTTGAGCAATCCCTTTGGAAAGCTGTACCACATTACCTGCGTCGTGTTAGCAATTCATTGAAGAAG TTCACAGGGAAGCCACTTCCACTAACATGCACTCCTATAAAATTTGGTTCTTGGATGGGAGGTGATAGAGATGGAAACCCAAATGTAACGGCAAAG GTAACGAAAGAAGTATCTCTCTTGTCTAGGTGGATGGCTATCGATCTTTACATAAGAGAGGTTGATAGCTTAAGATTCGAATTGTCTACGGATCGATGTAGTGACAGGTTTTCAAGATTAGCAGATGAAATTCTTGAAAAGG ATTCTGACAGAGGCCAATCAAACTACTCAAACCAATTACAAAGTTCATCATCCCTGCCATCAAAGCTTCCACCTAGAGCTCACTTACCTTCTTGCattg AATTTGGTGAATCACAACATACCAAATTTGAAATTGCTACGACGACAGATTATATGCCACCCAATCTTCAG AAGCATAATGAAGAAGGCTTTTCGAAAATCGACTCGGAGAAAGCTGACAATGGTTCGCAGCTTGGTCTTACTTCCCGAGGTTCTTTCTCATCTACCTCTCAACTTCTTTTCCAAAGGAAACTATTTGCGGAATCTCAGGTTGGGAAGACTAGTTTCCAAAAGCTACTAGAACCACCTCCACTTAAACGAGCTAGTAGTGCTCCTTATCGTATTGTTCTTggagaagtaaaagaaaag CTTGTGAAGACAAGAAGACTTCTTGAACTCCTAATTGAGGGTCTTCCTTGTGACTATGACCCTTTAAACTCTTACGAAACATCAGATCAACTTCTTGAACCATTGCTCCTCTGTTACGAATCTTTG CAATCATCTGGTGCTAGTGTACTAGCTGATGGTCGACTCGCTGACTTGATTCGTAGAGTTTCTACCTTTGGAATGGTTTTGGTAAAACTCGACTTACGTCAG GAATCTGAAAGACATTCGGAAGCTTTAGATGCAATTACAACATACTTGGGTATGGGTACTTATAGTGAATGGGATGAAgagaaaaaattagattttttaacaaaagaactGAAAGGGAAACGACCTCTTGTTCCTCCATATATTGAG GTTGGTCCTGACGTCAAAGAAGTATTGGACACATTCCGAGTCGCTGCTGAGCTTGGAAGTGAATCACTTGGAGCTTATGTTATTTCTATGGCTTCAAAT GCAAGTGATGTCCTCGCTGTGGAGCTGTTGCAAAAAGATGCTCGACTTGCTATAACTAGCAAACATGGAAAACCATGCCCTGGTGGAAC GCTGCGAGTGGTACCTCTTTTTGAAACGGTGAATGATTTAAGAGCCGCTGGTCCTTCGATAAGAAAATTATTCTCAATCGATTGGTATAGGGAACACGTACAAAAGAACCACAACGGTCACCAAGAG GTGATGGTTGGATACTCTGATTCAGGAAAAGATGCTGGACGGTTTACAGCAGCATGGGAACTCTACAAAGCTC GAAATGTTGTGGCTGCTTGTAATGAATTTGGAATCAAAATCACATTGTTCCATGGACGAGGAGGAAGCATTGGTCGTGGTGGTGGACCGACCTATCTCGCTATACAATCCCAACCGCCAGGCTCTGTAATG GGCTCTTTGCGTTCAACTGAACAAGGTGAGATGGTTCAAGCTAAATTTGGGATACCACAAACGGCTGTTAGGCAACTAGAAATATACACAACTGCGGTTTTACTCGCTACCTTAAAGCCTCCTCAGCCACCTCGAGAGGAAAAATGGCGAAACGTAATGGAAGAAATCTCCAAAATAAGTTGCCAACACTATAGAAGCACAGTGTATGAAAACCCAGAGTTTCTATCTTATTTTCAAGAGGCAACACCACAAGCGGAACTCGGTTTCCTCAACATAGGAAGCCGACCTACGCGAAGAAAGAGTTCTAGTGGCATAGGACATCTTCGAGCTATCCCTTGGGTCTTTGCTTGGACCCAAACAAGGTTTGTTCTTCCAGCTTGGCTTGGTGTAGGGGCTGGCTTAAAAGGTGTCTCTGAGAAGGGCCACGCGGATGATCTTCAAGAGATGTATAAAGAATGGCCATTTTTTCAGTCAACTATTGACCTTATAGAGATGGTGTTAGCTAAAGCAGACATCCCCATAACCAAACACTACGATGAACAACTTGTTTCTGAGAAAAGAAGAGGACTTGGCACTGAGCTAAGAAAGGAACTTTTGACTACTGAGAAGTACGTTCTTGTGATAAGTGGCCATGAGAAACTTTTGGAGAACAATAAGAGCTTGAAGAAACTCATTGAGAGTAGACTTCCTTATCTCAACGCAATGAACATGATGCAAGTTGAAGTTCTTAAGAGGCTAAGACGTGATGAAGATAACAATAAGCTTAGGGATGCTTTGCTTATCACAATCAATGGTATCGCTGCAGGAATGAGAAACACTGGTTAA